The nucleotide sequence GGCGCCGTCCACCCAGCGCGACGTCACCGAGAGGGTGCCGCCGCCGGCGGCCATCGCGTCGAGCGCGTTCGACACCAGATTCGTGAACACCTGGAAGAGGCCCATGCCCCCGGGCACCGGCGGCATGCCGTCGGCCAGATCGAGCTCCACCCGAACGCTGCGCTCGTGGGCCTTGCCCTCCAGGAGCGCCAGCGCCTGGCGTATGAGGTCGTTCACCTGGGCCGGCGCCTCCGAAGCCCGAGCGCCGTGCGAGAGGCCGACCAGGCCATCCACGATCCCGCTGAGCCGCTCGAGCCCCTGTTTGCTGGCCAGCAGGTACCGCTGGCGGCACTCCTCGGGGCTGTGGTCCGCCAGCGTGAGGTTAATGAAACGCAGCGCCCCGTCAAGCGGGTTGCGAAGCTCGTGAGCCAGCTTCGAGATCAACTCCTGCTGCACTCTGCGCCAGACCTCCACCTGCTCGACGCGTCGGAGCGCGATAGCCAACTCATCGGCCAGGGCGACCGCCACCCGCAAATGCTGCTCGGAGAACGGACGGCGGTCGCCGCGGTCGGCCACGCTCAGCACGCCCAGGAGGGCCCCGTCAACCTGCACCGGCACGCACAGGAACGACCCCGTGGCGTAGCGGGCCGACTTCCGGGGGATGAATCGCCCGTCGCGCGCGATGTCCTCCACCCGCAGTGGCTCGCGGCGCAGTGCCACATGCCCGGCCACCCCCTGGCCCACCGGCAGCCGCTGCCCCTGGATGCCCGCCGGACAGGCGCCGTACACCCCGGCCACGACCAACTCGGCGGCCTGCCGTTCGTGGAGAAGCAAGGACCCTTTTTCGGCCTCCAAGCCCTTGACGCACTCGGCCAGGCCCGCATCGAGCAACTCACGAAGGTCCGCGGCGGCGTGGAACACGCGGGCGGCATCGCTCACGCGGGTCAGCAGATCCAGCTCCTGGCTCAGCTCGCGCAGGTGGGCCTCCATCTCTCGG is from Planctomycetota bacterium and encodes:
- a CDS encoding GAF domain-containing sensor histidine kinase — translated: MATKPVVASSEGDGLASAPAAPVAAGCSSCQELDRRALLAKLRVLEARAGDVREMEAHLRELSQELDLLTRVSDAARVFHAAADLRELLDAGLAECVKGLEAEKGSLLLHERQAAELVVAGVYGACPAGIQGQRLPVGQGVAGHVALRREPLRVEDIARDGRFIPRKSARYATGSFLCVPVQVDGALLGVLSVADRGDRRPFSEQHLRVAVALADELAIALRRVEQVEVWRRVQQELISKLAHELRNPLDGALRFINLTLADHSPEECRQRYLLASKQGLERLSGIVDGLVGLSHGARASEAPAQVNDLIRQALALLEGKAHERSVRVELDLADGMPPVPGGMGLFQVFTNLVSNALDAMAAGGGTLSVTSRWVDGAVVVRVADTGCGMPPQVLERLFTPFFTTKPPGKGMGLGLAVCREVVDRLRGRIEVVSKPGRGTVFTVAVPCGTMYPGAARF